DNA from Rhinatrema bivittatum chromosome 1, aRhiBiv1.1, whole genome shotgun sequence:
tttacgcgagcagggccttgcgcgccggtgcgcctatgttccataggcctactggtgcgcgcagagccccgggactcgcgtaagtcccggggtttttcgaggggggcgtgtcgtgggcgtgtcggatcggcgcggcgtttcgggggcgggcccgggggcgtggtttcggcccggggcggtccgggggcgtggccacgccctccggaaccgcccccaggttgcgtctcggcgcgctagcggcccgctggcgcgcggggatttacttctccctccgggaggcgtaaatcccccgacaaaggtagggggggtctagatagggccggggggggggggtgggttagatagaggaagggaggggaaggtgaggggagggcgaaagcgagttccctccgaggccgctccgattttggagcggccttggagggaatggcggcaggctgcatggctcggcgcgtgccggctacacgacatcggctacccgcgtatctactaaaatcaagcgtacttttgtttgcgcctggtgcgccaacaaaagtacgcaaaggcgcactttcttaaaatctaccccgatatGCTTAAAGACCATTTGTAGAGTATTTTCTTGTGGATATTGCTGAAGATTTTTTCATGATGTGATTGTGTTTTAAACATATGCTTATGTATCTCTATTTTTTGTTGGAAGTAAGAGTGATTACTTAAATGtagatgaaaatgaataaaaataaaaatttaaaaaaaaaaaaaaaaaaaaaaaggacttctgGGCCCAACTTATTGGGAAAGTGTTCCCTCATAATTCCTAACTTCATCTATCATTGGCAGTGCCTACGTTTTTTTCCAGCCAGCTAGGGTACCATATTTATCGAACTCCTCCAATAAAACCGGTAAAGACATACCCACTTTCATTATATGAGcaagaatatcatctgcaaatgccgAAATCTTAAAAGTTGGGGCATTGCTCTTTCCAAAATGGATTCCCTCTATGGCTTTATTCTCCTTaatcttttttaaaaagcagCTCTAACGAAAGAAGGAATAATGGGGGACATAAGACAGCCCTGTTGGGTGTCTCTCTGGAGTTTGAAGATCTCTGATTGTGCTACATTTGTTAACACTGAGGCTACTGGTCTACTATAAAGAAATTCTATTACGTGACAGAAGTAGCCCTCTATGCCCACCTCTTTAAGGACTGCATACATAAACATTTAATCAACacgatcaaatgctttttcagcatcaaaactaagAAGCAAGGGTGGCAGCCTTTGTCTGTTGCTAATTTCTATTAAGGCAAATACTTTATGCACGTTAAAGATCAAATTtctccctttcacaaagcccacATGCTCTGCCCCAATCGAAGATGGTAAAATATGGGCCAACCTATCTGACATGATCTTTGCTAACCGCTTTACTTCAAAGTTTAAAAGAGAGATAGGTCTGTACAACCCAGATGTTAGAAGGTAACCTCCTGCTTTGGGTAAAATGGTTATAAAAGCCATGTTAGGAGATCAAGGAAAATGTCCCTTTTCAATTAAGTCCTCATACATCTCCCCCAGGTGCACCAAAATTCTCTCATCCATTAACTTGAAAAATTCCCCTGGATGCCATCTGGTTCCAGTGCTTTAAGAAGCTGTGCTTCGTGAATTCTCTTCTTTTAGAGAATGCCTCCTTTTGGACAGTCAATTTCGGTAGATTCATAGTAGCTAGATGAATTCGTCTATTTTTACCTTGTTGACTGGGGATGCTTTATAAAGTTCCTCATAGAATGATCTAAATATGGTGCAAATATCTTTAGTGGAATTTTTAATCCTCCCTGAATTATCTCTCAAAGCCTTAATGTACTTTATCCCTCCCCAATTCCTTGTTAGATTTGCAAGCATCCTCCCTTGTTTATTACCTTACTGGTAAAATCTTGCTTTATAATATAGGAAAGACTTCAATGCTTTTCTATGCAGTAAAGAGTTAAGTGCTGTCTGAACTTCTACAAACCAGGCTTTACTAATTGGCATTGAGATAGTTTCATAGGcttttatgattatttttaatTGTCTTTCCAACTGTGAAATTTCCCTCAACATTTCTTTTTTCCTAGCTGCCACAAAAGAAATGATGTCTCTCCTCAGTACCGCCTTAGCTGTTTCCCAAAAAAGGGTGGGTGTGGCTCCATGGGCTTCATTGAAATTTATAAATTCTGACCATTTTTTTGACAATTACTCTCGGAAACCTGGGTCTCTATAAAAATACCTAGGGAACCTCCATGACATTCTCGACTCTGGGGAGCAGAAACCTTCCAAATCTAACCATACTGGTGAGTGATCTGAAAACTCCAGGGGTCCTATTTCTACATTCTCAACTCTTCAGAATTAATTTCCTCCATCAGCAGATAATCTATGTGCGAGTGTATTCCATGTGCTCTAGAAATATGCATGTATTCTTTGTCGAGTGGGCACAATGTTCAACAGACATCATCTCGGTCCAAGTTATCACATACATAAGAGACCCCTTTTGTTCTAATTTAACTCACCAAACTAGTACCACAGGATCTGTCCAATGCTGGATCATGGACACAATTAAAGTTCCCTCCTACCAGGAGGAGACCTTGGGTGTTATTCACCAGTAATTCTACCAATTTCACAAAAAAAGAATGTATGAGTTGGGGCCATATACATTACATATTGTTACTGTTTGACCAAGTAAACTTCCCATTACCAGTAAAAATCTGTGCTTGGGGTCTGTTAGAATTTTAGTAACTTGAAAAGGAACCTGTTTTCCTATCAATCTAGCTACTCCCGCTGTTTTGTTTAGGATTGAGATGAGTAAACTTCCTCAATCCATGCCTGATGCAATATCTTATGCTCTGCTTCATCCAAATGAATTTCTTGCAATATGCACCTTCTGATGTCGTAAAAATTGCAATATTTTATACCGTTTGTAAACGGATCCTATCCCTGATACATTCCAAGTGGCAATATCTTATTAATGCGTGAGCCATTTCTTTAACTCATCATGATCCACTGATGTCAAACTTTCAGTGAATCTTCCCAATTCCAAATCCAAGCCTCCCAACTTGGATTTGGACCTGCATTCCAACATATCAAAACTAGACATAAACCCTTTTGAAAAGCGCCAGTTGTCCATTCTCTTTGCCAACTCCCtattctcccacccctccttccccctctttcccccatcttcctccccctcctaattctcccccacccccttcactTGATCTCCTTCCCCAGAACCCTCATCTCCCACTCTCCAACCATTTCATAGCATTCTTCCCTACATGTGGGAACCCCCACCTCCCACCCTTTCTattcagaaaaagaaagaagacagaaaaaaatatatatatttgtgacATGGTCATGAAAGTAAAAGTTTTTGAAATGTTCTCATTGTCTATTTTTCATGCCACACGGATTTGAACATTAATCCTCTGGTGAATTTAATATTAGTGTAATTAATTCTGTGTATTTGCGTGACTGCAGTCCAAATTCTTCCAAAGTGCAACAGAAATGCTGACCATCTTAATCAGGACAGTTGAATTCATGCGGTTTCCCTGTAGGTGTTTTaactaaccaaaaaaaaaaaaaaatagttctaaCAGTTGTGTAATGGGACCAGACATGTAGGCAACTGATTCCAAAGGCCAACTTTCACTGTCTCATAGTCAGCGTACCACTTTCCCAGGTCTGCTGTCCATTTTACATCTGGTTTCCAAACCTTCTCGTTGCAGGTACTCTTGTTCAGCCGACCTTCTCTGGGGCCAGTGAGTCCAAGAAGGCTGTAGCTCCATCCACCAAATCATATAATCACAGCTTTGTTCTTGTAAGTGACCCATAGTTTCGTGGGATACTGCAGCATAAACTGGATTTTCTGTTCCATCAGCCTGGCACAAAAGCTTTTCTTTTACCTGTAACTGATGCTGAGTAGTCCTGGAAAACCAAGATCAACTCTCCTTCATAATCAATTTTCTGACTTTTATGATATGCCTGCATTCTATCCATTTTGTGCGCTGAGTTCACTAGTTTCGCAATAATGGGACGCGGCTTGGCTTTCTGGATAAACCACGAATCTAGATGGTGAGTCCTTTCAATACGAAGGTCACCTTGTTTTTAAACCAGCTTTAATACATGTGGCATCCATTCTTCTAGGACCTCTGATAGCTCGTCATGGTGGATATTTTCTGGTAGGCCAATAAATATAAGATTCCTTCTCTAGGTCATCTGTTTTGGTCACCTTTTGGTCACAGTTTTCAGCATTTCTGTCTCTGCCTCTAAACAGGTACCTGATTGTCCAGGCCAGAGATACGTGACTTTATTTTCGGAATTCATTTGGTCTAGTCAGCTAGAAGTGCAAATACTTAGTCAAATTTGTTGTATACTTTATCAAATTTAGTCTCTAAGGCTGCCCCTACTGCCTCTGCCACTTCTGCTCCCTTGGGATCCTAGCACTGTTGGCAATGGCAGAGCACTGAGAAGAGTCGCCATTTTCTGACTCACTGTCTTGCTCTTCTCTTTTGCCTGGAGCTGCGGTTTTGAGGCCATtagccagccaagatgtccttacCGTGTTGAACACAGAACTGCCCGGGGTAAATTGCATTGGAGGGATCAAAGAAAACCATACTACTTTTTGTTTAGCCATATTTTTACCAAAGGTAAGAAGTGGGGGCCTGGAGCTGAGCAGGACCTCTATATTGCGACTTTATAAATGACCCCATAGTGTCATCTGTAAagagacaaactttatcttttaATCCGTCCACTATaacgctcacaaagatattgagcagaactaGCTCCAGAACCGATTCTTGAGACACTCCACTTATCACTTCTCTcctcagagcaggttccatttgcACTACTTGCTgttgtctgtcagtcaaccaatttgtaatccattccaccaccttgggcaATAGATGCAGGAGCCTTTATTGACAATTACCCAAGGTATTACACCTCTTTTTATAACCTTCCTTAGCATAGCTGTTAGAATGACAGTCTTTGATTGGGGATGCTATGGAACCCcactatacagaaacagttaatAAGTATTGTGCAACGAACCACACTTATctcacaaaacacgttgcaaaagattttttaaacttttatgtgTAGGAATTTATCTCActatgtggaccatcataccacccttggttgattcaggcagtaagccacgctttcaaccacaatgggtcacttttaatcatcggtccgatACAGTCTTTTGAATTGCttcaattttctactttatttaatttgctttttttattcattttttgtccatttataataaaatgtctTTTAACGATGTTAGaagcggaattgccttacttgagcggagcgccgccgcgcttccgAGCTGTTACCTTCACTCACTTGATGCAATGGAACCCAATACACATGCACCCTAAttctagccactaggtgtcaccacagAGCCAGACTGGGACTCCCTTCTCCTAGGGGAAACTACCTCTATAGAACACCTAGTCCTACACATCCTTGTGTTTGTGGTGGTGGGAAGGAAAAAAATTGGATGCAGCTGGAGGGAGAAGGTGAGAATCGAATCAAAGGTCCAGAGGAGTAGGGAGGTTTGGGGCTGAAGTTCCTTCACTACCCCCACCAGGCATAGGCCTAGTAGGCCTAGACCTGGGAATCAAGCCTGGctcttccacatggcagtgcacagcactggcACTGAGCCATCAGACTGCCCAGGGATCAAGTTTTCTAATAGTCTTTCCTTGAATCTTCAGGCAAAGGACAGTGCCTGGTGAAGGGCATGGCCATGTATGATGGAGCAGCCTGGGCCCCAGACCCATGCACCGtctgcatatgtgacagaggGAAGCAGATATGTGAACCCTTGGGATGTGAGGCCAGCAGCTGCCTAGGTGATAAACTCCAGACCCTTCCTGGGACTTGctgtccagtctgccctgcaGCAGGTATGTACACAGACCACAGCTATAGTCACAACAGTTAAGAAACATGTATGCAGCCAATCTTGTGGTGGATGACCTGTGGCATTTTTTATCACTTCTCAGATTTTATGGGAGATTTTGGtagcagagaaggaaaaaaaagtgttttattgGCAGAGCCAAATTTGGAAGAGTTGAGGAGTAAATCCTGTGGCGTAACAAGATACTATTGCAGCCATGGCTCTGGGGTCCGCCCCCACTCCCTGTGGACCTTCATGCTCCCCTCCTTTCCTGTCTTTGCTGCCACTTCTCATTTTGTAGCAGAGGCTATTGGACTGGCTCTAGCGGTGGCAGCAGATGGTGAGCACGAGGCCTGAGCCAGCACAAACGAGGCACCTGCCTCCCACTCAGAGTGAgcttcctcctcccaccttaAGAACACCAAGATGAGGAGAGAAGGCAGCAGGAAAGAGGGAGATGGAGCCCTGCTCCCTCTTCTGGGCTGTGCCTAGGGCAACCGCTCCAGATGGGCCTGCCCCTGTCATGCCACTACagagaactgaggcacagggtgATAAAGGGTCAGTTGGTTTTCtccattttccccatagacaccaAATAAGGAAAAACCTCTAGTACATCTGGCCTAAAGTGACTCGTCCAAAGTCAAACACAAAGGGTCAGCGACAGAGCTGGGGGTTAGAGCTGAAGCACAGGGAAATAAAGGGCCAAATGGTTTTCTCCATTTTTCCCATAAAACAAACCGAAAGACAGTCTGTCAAAGCCAGAAGGCAAAACGAGAATGAGACAAACCCATCGCCTTAGATTAGAGATATTTTATTCACACAATATTACAGTAGTTAAAAgggcccaactctggccgagtttcgcacaacggctgcgtcaggggctaggatataacaaaaatattattgtttttatatgttttttcacGGAGTTATTTAAATTGTAatcattatttctttatttatttacatggcatttagtatttatttatgtatttacgaGTCCACAATATACTTTGCTTTATGTACGTACTtgttcatttttatgtttttatccaAGTATTATACACATCCTATGTTGTATGTCTGTGCTATATAATAATTTATTCATGATTTTTATCTTTTGTTCtacttgtttaatttatttttatttttgttatatcctagcccctgatgcagccgttGTATGAAACTCGGTCAGAATTGGGCTCTTTTAACTACTGTAATATTGTGCGAATAAAATATCTCCAATCTAATGCGACAGGTCTATCTTGTTCTCGTTTTgctgtttttcccatagacacagaatgaggtCACACATTCCATCCTTAAACTTGGACAAGTGTTCCAAAGAATATAAAGAATGAGTGAGAATCTAACACACACATGGACTTAGGTTTTGGGTTTATTTGATGGTTATGTGAGTTATTATGGatgtatttgtatgttttttatcATCCACTTTGAACATAATTTTATGAAGAAGCAGGctataaaactaaataaagtaAAGAAACAACAGAATTtgtaaaagaaggaaaaaaaactatttaaagACTTGGATTAGCAAACAATGAAAAAATAGTAGCAAATGCACAAATGTAGTGGAAAATAAAAAGCATTATTTAGCAAAGCCTGACATTGGAATGGCTAAAGAGAGGTGAATTTAGACCTAAAGATGAGAGACTGATAACTGCAGCACATGAGAGTGGACTACAGACAAGATgattcacagccagcatagaaaaagAATGGAACAGACAATTGCCAATTCTGTACAACAGAAGTGGAAACAATTACCTGTCTCATTGCTTAATATGACATGCAGATATCAGAAGGCTTTTATACAGACAAGCACAATAAAGTGGCACAGCTCATCCACTGAAAATTCTGGAAACAATATTGTGAGGTTCTGCTTCCAGCCTGCGGATGGCTCAGTTTCCAATAGGACCTTATGATAAAGTAAACTTctgcctcccaccagcagatgtcAGTAAATTTCCTTGGTTGATTTGTCTGCTTTTACCGGTTCTATGATTTCCACTTCTTCTCGGAGGCCTGATTGAAAAGAACTTCCAAATGTACCTTAGCATGTTGCCTGTAcatatgaactccagaaggaagtcTCTTAGgtacaatgcaaatattaagaagagcactagcagaTCATTTTAGAAATTGAGGtcatatccagcataccctggcttACAAGTGGTATGTGAAAAATTATCCCATTTGGGATACTAACCTGAGAATGACTGAGGATTGAATATTTTGTAAAATGCAGGCAAGAAAttctaatattctttttttttttcccaagaaagGTCAtgaatcttgatttttttttcttggatggCCATGCATTATTTGCAGCCTGCATTATCTAACTGTCTCTTTCTCCAGGTCCTACACACCCCAAGCCCAACCATACTCCAGAGTCACCCAGCCAGTCAAAAAGCAAAGAATTAAGCCAAGATAAATCAAGGGAAAAAGGACAGGGGAAGCAAGAAACCAGGGGGGGAAATCAGGGAAAAAAGGTACTGCCtacttctgaagaaaagaaaaagaaaaccacaagGAAAAAGCAGCACAGTAGCACTCTAAAGAAGGGTGCCACTACAGTAAAGAAAGAGGTAGCAGCAGGGAGAAAAGCAGAGGGGGACAACATAGGGATGGGGAAGGCAGAGGGGGACAGTGTGGGGAAGGCAGAGGGAGACAGCATGAGGAAGGGGAGGGCGGAAGGGAACAGcatgggaaaggggagggcagaAGAGGACAGCATGGGAAAGGGGAAGACAGAGAGGGACAGCATTGGGAAGGGGAAAACAGAGAGGGACAAtatggggaaagggagggaagatggggaCAGCGTGGGGAAGGCCGAGGGGGATAGCACAGGAAAGAGAAAGGCAGAAGCAGACATCATGGGGGGGAAGAGAGCAGAGGGAGATagtttggggaagagggagggagaagaagacagtggggggaagggaaagatCGTGGGGGACAGAGTGCTGAAGGCAGAGGTGAACAACATGGGGAAGGCAAAGGAGGACAGTGCAGAGAAGGAGAAaacagagagagacagcctggagaggggagaggaggacagtgtaaggaagagggaggaggaggaggaggtcagccTGGTTAAGGGGCAAGAGAAGGCAGAGGGCAACAGCATGGAGAAGGGTATGGTAGAGGGGGACAGCATGGGAAAAGGGAATACAGAGGGGGACAGCATGAGTTataggaaagggaagggggaaagcacAGGAGAAGAGAAGGTAAAAGGGGAGCACGCAGAGAAGGGTAAGGGGATGGGACAGGAGGATAGGATAAGGAAGGGGAAGGTAGAGGGGGTCAGcatagggaaggggaaggagaagaggaagggagaggagcaaAGTGTCAGGAAGTGGAAAATAGAGAGGGACAGCATGAGGAAGAAGGAAGATGGGGACAATgtggagaagagaagggaagatggtgatAACTCTAGgaatgagaggggagagggggacagCTTGGCAAAGGATAAAGTAGAGAGGGCAAGCATGAAGAAGAAGTCAGAGGGGGATCGTGAGGAGAAGTGGAAAGCAGAAAGGGACAGTATGGGGAAAGGGAGAGCTAAGGGGGGCAGCATGGGGAAGGGAAAAGCAGAGAGGAGCAATGTGGAGAATGGGAGGGTATTGAGGGACAGCGTGATAAAGGGAAGGGCATCAGGGGACAGCGTAATGAAGAATATTTCACAAGGGAAAAGAATGGGGAATCGGAGTGCAGAAGGAGGCAATGTGGGGAAGGGAAAAGTGATGCATGCTTCGAGGGAAGAGACCATCTCATCTTGGAAAGCCACTAGTGAGAAGGAAGTGATGGTGGAAAGACAGGAAGTTGCAGGAACAGAAAATGAAGACACATCCAAGACCATGGCAGGTAAAAGTAAAAAGGAGTCGAGGAAGAGattccggtttttttttttgtgctttcagATTTGCACATTTAACCTCCTAGAGAGCGCTACATATGCTCAGTCTCTATTGGGTCAACAATATGTCTCCATTCTTCATCAACAATCAGGTGCTGAATActgaatgtattttttaaaagaattgtaaaccattttgggtCCCCTTTTAGGGAAGGAAGATGGTATAAAAGcctaaaatataaacagaaataaaagaagTCCCTGCCCTATACACAATCAAGCATTCCCAGGGCAGTATAATACAAGATGACACATTGGAGGGCTAGACGTATATCAGTTTGCATAGTGCATGCAAAGTGATTTGCGGGGGATGAAAAAGCATGCTTTCACCATCTCCACTCATTCTGGCCAATGAGTTCATGAGGGAACATTTCAGACAGGATTGGAACCAAGAGTTTTCCAGTCTGAAGGCTTCAGCTCTTTTGATCAACTAAAAGGAGCCATCCTGATGGTGAAACTGTCGTTAttatctttctcacaggacaagcaggatggtagtcctcacatatgggtgacatcatcaggatggagcccaatcatggaaaacttctgtcaaagtttccagaactttgactggcccctactgggcatgcccagcatggcactaaccctgcagccagcagaggtcccccttcagtcttcttttttccgcgcagcagtagcctcgcggtaaaggagctctgaagagattcctgacaggaattttcctcatggaattactaaaagttaaattgccccacaggggtccctcctctacaCTTTATAAgtccgtggtactccggtaagtttttacccgtttcccgtcgattaccgtcgagtttgcccgtcgtggcctactggccgttgaccgtaccgCAGCTAAAAAtctttccatggccatggcgtcggggtttcatcggtgcccagactgtacccacaccatgtctatcacagacccccataaagtctgtgtaatgtgtttaggacgcgagcacgatgtcttgacctgcaccaaatgtgccctaatgacaccgaagggtcgcaaggccagaatggagaagatggaacttctcttccgtgttCAAACCCCAACTCCGTCCATTGTATCGACGTCGTCGGAACCGGGACCGTCGACTTCGTGCCAGCACTACCGATTGGTGACTGACCGGCAtcaacgacttctcggccatcgacaccctctactccccttcAGGATTgaggggatcgaagggagaaacatcgccattggcaccgtaagactcggaccatcgagggagcgaaatcatcaacctcgccatcgtccgagctgctgtcgaagaagccccatccaggaaaggcaccaaCCATTTCTCTGTGACTGGGTctctgaggcaaccctcacccgatcggggttcgggagccgcgactccgcctttaacggtggtccatCCGGCTATGCttgtgcctccttcttctgttctggagccggggctacttgctccaggtctctgagaagaactggactggatggtccaggaggccatcgacaaggcgatgcaatgtcttcaggttcctctggcaccgacACCAGCACCAAATttggaaccgatcatcgacccgattctggcagcgctggcaccgctgctatccaggatggaagccctGATGGCTGCCTTTCcatcgatggatcccgggtctccgatggctccgatgccctccccactgacagcatcaacgggaggagaaacaccgttccacattcctccatccggcgttatgcctcagccatcgatgcctatACGTAcctcgccaccgatccaaccattgGTGCCGATACATCCATCggtgccaccgagccatccatcgatgccctcaatgcctataccagtgcctttgatgccatcgttggtgcctccgataattcctctgattccttcggagcctagaccaggaccttcaggtatccaaccaccctgtccccctctacttcctagaggaaagggtgttgatccttatgatacctggggagatgatacctcatcagacaccgatgacttaccttcaccaccttcacccactgagaataggaagcattctcctccagaggacctctcatttataaattttgtgaaggaaatggctgaattggttccttttcaattgTAGATGGAACAGGATGaaaggcaccagatgatggagttgctccaattcctggatgcccccaaggtaataacctctattcccgtccaccaggttcttcttgatctaaaaaagaactgggaaaatccaggaacaattgccccagtacacaggaaagctgacactacttacttagtacagtcagccccaggctttcagaagtcacagcttgatcaccacttggtcgtggtagagtctgcacaaaagaaggcaaaaaggtcaaaacctcactcgtctacccctcctggtaaggaacaaaaattcctagataacattggttgccgagtattccaaggggccatgctcatctcccaaattgctgcctatcagctttatatgacctaatataacagggtcatctttaagcagatacaggatttCTCAGActtcctgcctcagcaattccaagaccaACTACAAACTCTTGTaagcaaaggttttgaggcaggcaagcaatagatcagaacatcttatgacatttttgacacctctaccagagtgtctgcagctgctattttggcgagacggtgggcctggctcaagtcttctgaccttcgcccagaagggcaagaccggttgtccaaccttccttgtgtaggagataatctgttcagcgaacagattcaacggacagtggcCGTATTAAAaaaccatcatgagaccctaaaacagctctcttcaatgccttccgacttctcctcaaagcagccctttagaaaggactctaagaagtcgttctaccgTCCAAgaaagtcctacccgccaccagccagatcccgtgCTATGAGACCTTATAAAAAACCTCAGTCTCGccaaacccgaaaacaaaaaccacaagcagctccccagccggggcctgcttcaggttttcgacttccacttggagagcagcagccagattcctctgtcgcacataccagtgggaggtcgactgtgccacttccacaacatgtggcattcaattacatctgaccaatgggtattggcaatcattgctcagggttaccatctgaactttctcgtcctgccaccggactccccacctctgcagacgtGGAGAACGTCCAACCACTCCATtcatctggatcaagaggtctccctccttctccagtcaagagcaatagaacccgttccacaCTCTCAAGAAGGCCTAcagttctattcccagtacttcctaatccccaaaaaatcggggggtgtccgtcctattctagatctacgggccctcaacatgtacctccagcgagaaaagttcaagatggtcaccttgggattgcttctacctcttctacaaagaggagactggctctgctctctggacctccaggacgcatacacccatattgcgataagtccagctcatcgcaaatacctgagattcctagtaggcctcaagcactatcaattccgagtgcttccattcggcctagcatatgctccacgagtctttacaaaatgccttgtagtcgttgcagcatttctcaggacacaaggtgttcatgtctacccctatctggacgattagTTAATCAGGActtccactcagcaagctgctctgtcgtccctcagtctaaccttacacactctaatttcgttaGGGTTCCTCATCaattatgacaaatcctacttagtcccatctcaaaccttatcgttcattggggcagacttggacacct
Protein-coding regions in this window:
- the LOC115098166 gene encoding extracellular matrix protein 2-like, producing MDLLLTVLALAAWSCTGWTRDTARNVSLRADRPWASTRVKAPRQTSEKQAYAGGPAPSWLKQGFPTGKGQCLVKGMAMYDGAAWAPDPCTVCICDRGKQICEPLGCEASSCLGDKLQTLPGTCCPVCPAAGPTHPKPNHTPESPSQSKSKELSQDKSREKGQGKQETRGGNQGKKVLPTSEEKKKKTTRKKQHSSTLKKGATTVKKEVAAGRKAEGDNIGMGKAEGDSVGKAEGDSMRKGRAEGNSMGKGRAEEDSMGKGKTERDSIGKGKTERDNMGKGREDGDSVGKAEGDSTGKRKAEADIMGGKRAEGDSLGKREGEEDSGGKGKIVGDRVLKAEVNNMGKAKEDSAEKEKTERDSLERGEEDSVRKREEEEEVSLVKGQEKAEGNSMEKGMVEGDSMGKGNTEGDSMSYRKGKGESTGEEKVKGEHAEKGKGMGQEDRIRKGKVEGVSIGKGKEKRKGEEQSVRKWKIERDSMRKKEDGDNVEKRREDGDNSRNERGEGDSLAKDKVERASMKKKSEGDREEKWKAERDSMGKGRAKGGSMGKGKAERSNVENGRVLRDSVIKGRASGDSVMKNISQGKRMGNRSAEGGNVGKGKVMHASREETISSWKATSEKEVMVERQEVAGTENEDTSKTMAVSPGDDMQKEVKEKPEMSVNKENTKDLRRRKQERKKHQRADGPSNDGDRDDVGEQDHGTLLTQGSVPSTGPEAHTPSLPAACILSESTIACTNTKMTQLPLLQDPGIKTLFLAENEISRLPADAFTRLPNLEWLDLSKNRLSDAGLPLHVFRNLTKLKRLNLDGNQLTVIPLLPPSLQELKMNDNNIQSLHQHSFRGLNKLLTLELEGNGFHDGNIYPLTFFNPLHSLIYLRLDRNNLRAIPSGLPTSLQELHLDSNHIEEVSEGVLNKTLNLSVLVLSNNRLQEDRIAPRAWINLPKLESLDLSYNRLVHVPSFLPRGLRQLTLHHNQIERIPGYVFAHLKPGLEFLHLSHNHLQDDGIHAVSFLGLYKSLSELLLDNNWLHMVPRGILKLRMLQVLRLSFNKIRHIPLNSICDTRVAEDSNLISLQLENNFIDRRLIPPTAFSCIKTYHSVVLRPQQNEHEEY